One window of Chryseobacterium sp. JJR-5R genomic DNA carries:
- a CDS encoding LysR family transcriptional regulator: MVNLEWYRTFKAIYKTGTLTGAAETLFISQPGVSLHLGSLESYVGYKLFDRTGRKMIPTERGKVLFNAVSEPLSRLEDVEKNFQKSTEKHTPTISVGMCFETFQTTLEQYVSTLPFNLIISFGEYPEMLDQLDKGILDLIITPKKGTSPNILHEAFSSEQIILVGGNEIDAEGFRKVIRTKGPEHAEEWLKKEKWYGTTGDMEHLFQFWILNFGHKPNFRPNYIVPNLNSIVRCLKGGTGLAVVPDFLCRNEIRSGGVKLIWEGGKKLENTLYFGCRKNTVYQDEIAHIKSLFRKVMG; the protein is encoded by the coding sequence ATGGTTAATCTGGAATGGTACCGTACTTTCAAAGCAATTTACAAAACAGGCACTTTAACGGGCGCTGCTGAAACCCTGTTTATTTCGCAGCCCGGCGTAAGCCTTCACCTGGGTTCCCTGGAATCTTACGTGGGGTATAAGCTGTTTGACAGAACGGGGCGGAAAATGATTCCTACCGAGAGGGGAAAGGTCCTGTTCAATGCAGTTTCCGAACCGTTGAGCAGATTGGAGGATGTGGAAAAGAATTTTCAGAAGTCTACTGAAAAACATACCCCTACGATAAGCGTCGGGATGTGTTTTGAAACCTTCCAGACCACCCTGGAGCAATATGTCTCAACACTGCCGTTTAATTTGATCATCAGCTTTGGCGAGTATCCTGAAATGCTCGACCAGCTGGACAAAGGGATCTTAGACCTGATTATTACGCCCAAAAAAGGGACATCGCCTAATATTTTGCACGAAGCCTTTTCTTCTGAACAGATTATCCTGGTGGGCGGAAATGAAATTGACGCGGAGGGTTTCAGGAAAGTAATCAGAACAAAAGGCCCTGAGCATGCTGAAGAATGGCTGAAAAAAGAGAAATGGTACGGAACCACAGGTGACATGGAACATCTTTTCCAGTTCTGGATCCTGAACTTCGGGCACAAGCCGAACTTCCGGCCTAATTACATCGTCCCGAATTTAAATTCCATTGTCCGCTGCCTGAAAGGAGGAACCGGGCTGGCTGTGGTCCCGGATTTTTTATGCAGGAATGAAATCAGAAGCGGAGGAGTAAAACTCATCTGGGAAGGCGGAAAAAAATTAGAGAATACGCTGTATTTCGGATGCAGGAAAAATACGGTATATCAGGATGAAATTGCCCATATCAAAAGCTTGTTCAGAAAAGTAATGGGCTGA
- a CDS encoding aldo/keto reductase produces MQKKTYAGQPVITLNNGVDIPALGFGVWQMEDLQECENSVIKAIETGYRMIDTAAIYQNETAVGNAIKNSGTDREDLFITSKLWVQDTSYEKAKGAFQRTLDRLQLEYLDMYLIHWPYADFKGAWKAMGELYHEGKIKAIGVCNFTVEKLEELKADSGVLPVINQIELHPLFQQKELQAYNRENNIVTQPWSPLGNGNAGLLDHEDLKNIAEKHSKTVAQVILRWHLQEGFCVIPKSVTPSRIQENFNVFDFELTEDEMNAVRSLDTGKRLFFDPKDPSWEQKMLNAVADI; encoded by the coding sequence ATGCAGAAAAAAACATATGCAGGTCAGCCTGTCATTACATTAAATAATGGGGTTGATATCCCTGCTTTAGGTTTCGGGGTCTGGCAGATGGAAGATTTACAGGAATGTGAAAATTCTGTAATTAAAGCTATTGAAACAGGGTACAGGATGATTGATACGGCTGCCATCTATCAGAATGAAACGGCTGTGGGCAATGCCATAAAAAACAGCGGGACAGACAGAGAAGACCTGTTTATCACTTCAAAGCTGTGGGTCCAGGACACTTCATATGAAAAGGCGAAAGGTGCTTTTCAGAGAACTTTGGACAGGTTGCAGCTGGAGTATCTCGATATGTATCTTATTCACTGGCCTTATGCTGATTTTAAAGGTGCCTGGAAAGCAATGGGGGAACTTTATCACGAAGGCAAAATAAAGGCAATCGGCGTCTGTAATTTTACCGTTGAGAAACTAGAAGAATTAAAGGCAGACTCAGGCGTACTTCCTGTAATTAACCAGATTGAGCTTCATCCTCTGTTCCAGCAGAAAGAACTCCAGGCATACAACAGGGAAAACAATATTGTTACGCAGCCCTGGAGCCCGCTTGGAAACGGTAATGCGGGACTTTTAGATCATGAAGATTTAAAAAATATCGCAGAAAAACACAGCAAAACAGTTGCTCAGGTGATCTTAAGATGGCATCTGCAGGAAGGGTTCTGTGTGATTCCAAAATCGGTGACGCCGTCAAGGATTCAAGAAAATTTCAATGTTTTTGATTTTGAATTGACGGAAGATGAAATGAATGCCGTCCGTTCTTTAGATACCGGAAAAAGATTATTCTTTGATCCGAAAGATCCGTCGTGGGAACAGAAAATGCTGAATGCGGTGGCGGATATTTAA